One part of the Streptomyces lydicus genome encodes these proteins:
- a CDS encoding LacI family DNA-binding transcriptional regulator — MAEVTLKDVALASGCSIATVSRVLAGTRPVGAETARTVRAAAEALGYRPNHVARALRSRSTGTVGLVLPQITNPFFPFLVRELEHALHAEDRAVLLADCDDDPVTEAARINALLARRVDALLLIPVDERRSREAVAAAAAQVPLVLLDRGCGPGVADSVAVDNAAGMALVLAHLAATGRRRPCFIGAAGTASAAAERRAAYEAGAAALDPGAPGRVALGDFSVEWGRAAVDRLWPSRPDAVVCANDLIAAGALQRLRQLGADVPGEVAVTGFDDIPLAGLADPALTTVRQPLAELAAEAARLLSRNPAAGPPAARRAVRLAPELVVRASSAGPGTRGGGSS, encoded by the coding sequence GTGGCCGAAGTCACCTTGAAGGACGTCGCGCTGGCGTCCGGCTGCTCCATCGCCACGGTCTCCCGGGTGCTGGCCGGCACCCGCCCGGTCGGAGCCGAGACCGCGCGGACCGTCCGGGCGGCGGCCGAGGCGCTCGGCTACCGGCCCAACCACGTGGCCCGCGCCCTGCGCAGCCGCAGCACCGGCACCGTCGGCCTGGTGCTGCCGCAGATCACCAACCCCTTCTTCCCGTTCCTCGTCCGCGAGCTGGAGCACGCCCTGCACGCCGAGGACCGGGCCGTGCTCCTCGCCGACTGCGACGACGACCCGGTGACCGAAGCGGCCCGGATCAACGCGCTGCTGGCCCGGCGGGTCGACGCGCTGCTGCTGATACCGGTCGATGAGCGGCGCAGCCGGGAGGCGGTGGCGGCCGCGGCCGCCCAGGTGCCGCTGGTCCTGCTCGACCGCGGCTGCGGCCCGGGCGTCGCCGACTCCGTCGCCGTCGACAACGCGGCCGGAATGGCCCTGGTCCTGGCGCATCTGGCCGCCACCGGCCGCCGCCGCCCGTGCTTCATCGGGGCGGCCGGCACCGCGTCGGCGGCGGCCGAGCGGCGTGCCGCGTACGAGGCGGGAGCCGCCGCTCTCGACCCCGGTGCTCCCGGCCGGGTCGCGCTGGGGGACTTCTCGGTGGAGTGGGGCCGGGCCGCCGTCGACCGCCTCTGGCCGTCCCGCCCCGACGCCGTGGTCTGCGCCAACGACCTGATCGCGGCCGGCGCCCTGCAACGGCTGCGCCAACTGGGCGCGGACGTCCCCGGGGAGGTCGCGGTCACCGGCTTCGACGACATCCCGCTGGCGGGGCTGGCCGACCCGGCGCTGACCACGGTCCGCCAGCCGCTCGCCGAACTGGCCGCCGAGGCCGCCCGGTTGCTCTCCCGGAACCCGGCCGCCGGCCCGCCGGCCGCCCGGCGCGCGGTCCGCCTCGCCCCGGAACTCGTCGTACGGGCCTCCAGCGCGGGCCCCGGCACCCGCGGGGGCGGCTCCTCCTGA